In Staphylococcus lloydii, the following proteins share a genomic window:
- a CDS encoding ABC-F family ATP-binding cassette domain-containing protein, with protein MILLQLNDISKSFDGEDIFNDVNVEIKTGERIGIVGRNGAGKSTLMKIIAGVEGYDSGHISKIKNLKLGYLTQQMTLNTTSTVIQEMSKPFEHIKKLGQQMNHETDWLAQHADDFDSDDYKAHLEKYESLSNQFEQLEGYQYESKIKTVLHGLNFDEADFDRPINDFSGGQKTRLSLAQMLLSEPDLLLLDEPTNHLDMETTEWLEGYLNYFKGAIVIISHDRYFLDKIVNQIYDVALGDVQHYQGNYAQFIEQRDKYYAKRMQEYEKQQAEIKKLETFVDKNIARASTSGMAKSRRKTLEKMQTIDKPLIDARSANITFDFDRNTGNDVFHINQLKIGYEEPITNPISLEITKGDHIAIIGPNGIGKSTLIKTIAEKQHALAGEITTGANLKIGYYDQKQAEFKSTKTILDYVWDQYPTMNEKDIRAVLGRFLFVQEDVKKIINDLSGGEKARLQLALLMLERNNVLILDEPTNHLDIDSKEMLEQALQDFDGTIIFVSHDRYFINQLANKIFDLDSAGGTLYIGDYQYYLDKIAEKHALAAQQSNLEHTRNQSSQESNNTNSYLSQKEQKKEQRQRERKIAQYESDIENYENTITEIEAQLLTPEIYNDPSKSNELALEKEETEHKLEHAINEWEKLQES; from the coding sequence ATGATATTATTACAACTAAACGATATATCAAAATCTTTCGATGGCGAAGACATTTTTAACGATGTAAATGTAGAAATTAAGACGGGTGAACGTATTGGTATTGTTGGTAGAAATGGTGCTGGAAAATCGACATTAATGAAAATTATTGCCGGTGTAGAAGGATATGATTCTGGGCATATTTCAAAAATCAAAAATTTAAAATTGGGTTATTTAACTCAACAAATGACTTTAAATACAACTTCCACAGTTATTCAAGAAATGTCTAAACCATTCGAACATATAAAAAAATTAGGACAACAAATGAATCATGAAACGGATTGGTTGGCTCAACATGCAGATGATTTTGATAGTGATGACTATAAAGCGCATCTTGAAAAGTATGAAAGCCTATCCAACCAATTTGAACAACTAGAAGGCTATCAATATGAAAGTAAAATAAAAACAGTATTGCATGGTTTAAACTTTGATGAAGCGGATTTTGATCGCCCTATTAATGATTTCAGTGGTGGTCAAAAGACTCGTTTATCATTAGCACAAATGTTATTAAGTGAACCAGATTTACTATTATTAGATGAGCCTACCAACCATCTTGATATGGAAACAACAGAATGGTTAGAGGGTTATTTGAACTATTTTAAAGGTGCTATTGTTATTATCAGCCATGACAGATACTTCTTAGATAAAATTGTTAATCAAATTTATGATGTAGCTTTAGGTGACGTCCAACATTATCAAGGGAATTATGCACAATTTATCGAACAACGTGACAAATATTATGCAAAACGAATGCAAGAATACGAAAAACAACAAGCAGAGATTAAAAAGCTTGAAACATTTGTCGATAAAAATATTGCTAGAGCCTCTACTTCAGGTATGGCCAAAAGTAGACGCAAGACTTTAGAAAAGATGCAAACCATAGATAAACCACTTATTGATGCTCGGAGCGCAAATATTACTTTTGACTTTGATCGAAATACGGGTAATGACGTTTTTCATATTAATCAGTTGAAAATTGGTTATGAAGAACCGATTACTAATCCTATCTCTTTAGAAATAACTAAAGGTGATCACATCGCAATTATTGGCCCAAATGGTATAGGAAAATCAACGCTTATTAAAACCATCGCTGAAAAGCAACACGCATTAGCAGGAGAAATAACAACTGGGGCCAATCTAAAAATCGGTTACTATGATCAAAAGCAAGCCGAATTTAAATCTACTAAAACGATTCTCGATTATGTGTGGGACCAATATCCTACTATGAATGAAAAAGACATTAGAGCCGTTCTTGGCCGCTTCTTATTCGTTCAAGAAGACGTGAAGAAAATTATTAACGATTTATCAGGTGGCGAAAAAGCAAGGCTCCAACTTGCGTTATTAATGTTAGAGCGTAATAACGTTTTAATCCTAGATGAACCCACAAACCATCTAGATATTGATTCGAAAGAAATGCTAGAACAAGCATTGCAAGATTTTGATGGCACGATTATTTTCGTATCACATGATCGTTACTTTATTAACCAATTAGCTAATAAAATATTTGATTTAGATAGCGCAGGAGGTACTTTATATATCGGTGACTATCAGTATTATTTAGATAAAATCGCCGAAAAACATGCACTCGCTGCACAACAATCAAATCTTGAACATACACGTAACCAATCGTCCCAAGAAAGCAACAATACAAATTCTTATCTATCTCAAAAAGAACAAAAAAAGGAACAGCGCCAAAGAGAACGTAAAATAGCGCAATATGAGAGCGATATCGAAAACTACGAAAACACAATCACTGAAATAGAAGCACAATTATTAACACCAGAAATATACAACGATCCATCAAAATCCAATGAACTTGCACTTGAAAAAGAAGAGACCGAACATAAATTAGAACATGCTATAAATGAATGGGAAAAATTACAAGAATCTTAA
- a CDS encoding MutS-related protein — protein MPTILWLILALIVASILLVIITETVNNIRLKNELPTLWDNIKPLEKFTRPNSRHDYQYELYKDDYDTYSLIDDKTWNDLDMPKLFGVMNFNFTAIGEMRLVCALRHMKKINNEKLFHVFNENNSTRNFVAYHLAKIGKSIYPTFPDQLQPVKRNNFYMLAPYLPLIAIIITLFNTGLGIMLLFLVCIYNMALSGMLKRTYIDDLNSMFYNSTVVNKAYKLSNSEELPDIDVDFKHFIVARRFSWLLGKASTDNDAFTVIGFIKMLLMTDYFLFHLIQSSFKRYENEVLACYDYIAMLDNHYSVALWRKSLDFYSVPETTTEDKVAFDELVHPLLNGAVPNSLTLDFNMLLTGSNASGKSTFMKALAVNLLLAQSVNTTTAQHFVYKPGLIYTAMVNQDSITSGDSYFMTELKSINRLFEIPQNQNVYCFIDEIFKGTNTTERIAASESVLSYLDDSEQFTIIAATHDIELADLLKDKYHNYHFNESIMDNEIHFDFTIKNGKADTRNAIELLRITKFPHFIYERAKRNVIGK, from the coding sequence ATGCCAACAATTCTTTGGCTCATACTCGCGTTAATCGTAGCTAGTATTTTATTAGTTATCATTACCGAAACCGTCAATAACATTAGACTTAAAAATGAACTACCCACATTATGGGACAACATCAAACCTTTAGAAAAATTTACAAGACCTAATAGCCGCCACGATTATCAATATGAATTATACAAAGATGATTATGATACATATTCATTAATTGACGATAAAACTTGGAATGATTTAGATATGCCAAAATTATTTGGTGTGATGAACTTTAACTTTACAGCTATTGGTGAAATGCGTTTAGTATGTGCATTGAGACATATGAAAAAAATTAATAACGAAAAACTATTCCACGTGTTTAATGAGAATAATAGTACCCGAAATTTCGTCGCTTATCACTTGGCTAAAATTGGAAAATCTATTTATCCAACTTTTCCGGATCAACTTCAGCCAGTAAAACGTAACAATTTTTATATGCTTGCTCCATACTTGCCTTTAATAGCGATAATTATTACTTTATTTAACACTGGTTTGGGGATTATGTTACTGTTCTTAGTTTGTATATATAATATGGCCTTAAGTGGCATGTTAAAAAGAACTTATATAGACGATTTAAATTCAATGTTTTATAATTCAACTGTTGTCAATAAAGCTTATAAATTAAGTAACTCCGAGGAGTTACCAGACATTGATGTAGATTTTAAACATTTTATTGTAGCGCGTCGATTTAGTTGGCTTTTAGGCAAGGCTTCTACCGATAATGATGCCTTCACGGTTATAGGATTTATTAAAATGCTTTTAATGACCGATTATTTTCTATTCCATTTAATTCAATCGAGCTTTAAACGATATGAAAACGAAGTACTTGCCTGTTATGACTATATTGCCATGCTAGATAATCATTATTCTGTTGCATTATGGAGAAAAAGCCTAGACTTTTATTCTGTACCAGAAACAACGACAGAGGATAAGGTAGCCTTTGACGAGCTTGTACACCCACTTCTTAACGGTGCGGTACCAAATAGTTTAACTTTAGACTTTAATATGTTGCTTACAGGCTCTAACGCTTCCGGTAAATCAACATTTATGAAAGCTTTAGCCGTAAATTTATTATTAGCCCAAAGTGTTAATACTACTACGGCTCAGCACTTCGTATATAAACCTGGTTTAATTTATACTGCTATGGTTAATCAGGATAGCATAACTTCTGGTGATAGTTATTTTATGACTGAATTAAAATCAATTAATCGTCTCTTTGAAATTCCACAGAATCAAAACGTATATTGTTTTATTGATGAAATATTTAAAGGCACTAACACGACAGAACGAATCGCCGCTTCTGAATCTGTCTTATCTTATCTCGATGACTCAGAGCAATTCACAATTATTGCAGCTACACATGATATCGAATTAGCAGATTTATTGAAGGACAAGTATCACAACTATCACTTTAATGAATCTATTATGGATAATGAAATCCATTTCGACTTTACTATCAAAAACGGAAAAGCTGATACACGTAATGCGATTGAATTATTACGTATCACTAAATTTCCACATTTTATTTATGAACGTGCAAAACGCAATGTTATAGGAAAATAA
- a CDS encoding sulfurtransferase TusA family protein, translating into MVHELGTVGMVCPFPLIEAQKKMVTLDNGDELKIDFDCTQATEAIPNWAAEQGYPVTNYEQLDDASWTITIQKA; encoded by the coding sequence ATGGTACATGAATTAGGCACAGTAGGAATGGTATGCCCATTCCCATTAATAGAAGCTCAGAAAAAAATGGTTACTTTAGATAATGGAGATGAATTAAAGATTGATTTCGACTGTACGCAAGCTACTGAAGCAATCCCTAACTGGGCTGCTGAACAAGGATATCCAGTAACGAACTACGAACAATTAGATGATGCATCTTGGACTATCACAATTCAAAAAGCATAA
- the rimI gene encoding ribosomal protein S18-alanine N-acetyltransferase, with protein MDKADVPQVFDIERKSFDSSSWTIDTFYHEVEQNDFAFYFVIEYDEQIVGYVGLWIVLDNAQITTIAIDEQYRGYGLGQLLLKYVIDYVQEKCEALSLEVRVDNYVAQHVYQNLGFQYGGKRKNYYGEGEDALVMWVNLND; from the coding sequence ATGGATAAAGCGGATGTACCGCAAGTGTTTGATATTGAGCGGAAGAGTTTTGATAGTAGTTCATGGACAATAGATACGTTTTACCACGAAGTTGAACAAAATGATTTCGCATTTTATTTTGTTATAGAATATGACGAACAAATTGTTGGCTATGTCGGACTGTGGATTGTATTAGATAATGCTCAAATTACTACTATTGCTATAGATGAACAATATCGTGGGTATGGTTTAGGGCAATTACTACTTAAATATGTTATTGATTATGTACAAGAAAAGTGTGAAGCATTAAGTTTAGAAGTACGCGTAGATAATTATGTGGCGCAACATGTGTATCAAAATTTAGGTTTCCAATATGGCGGCAAACGTAAAAATTATTATGGAGAAGGCGAGGATGCATTAGTGATGTGGGTGAATTTAAATGACTAA
- the tsaD gene encoding tRNA (adenosine(37)-N6)-threonylcarbamoyltransferase complex transferase subunit TsaD, with product MTNETLILAVESSCDETSVSVIENGTKIKSNIVLSQIESHKRFGGVVPEVASRHHVEGITTTIDNALNEAQVTMEDIDAVAVTQGPGLIGALLVGINAAKALAFAYDKPLIPVHHIAGHIYANNLEDGMNFPLIALIVSGGHTELIYMKDHLSFEIIGETRDDAVGEAYDKVARTLGLNYPGGPQIDRLASTGNDTYNFPRVWLEKESYDFSFSGLKSAVINVLHNQRQKNQTIVDADVATSFQNSVVEVLVGKAIQACEAYDVNELIVAGGVASNSGLRNELTQACEANNIHLAIPSAKLCTDNGAMIGAAAHYLYLNNVRANMDLNGDSGLDLEYFVDEV from the coding sequence ATGACTAACGAAACATTAATTTTAGCTGTTGAATCAAGTTGTGATGAAACGAGCGTCAGTGTGATAGAAAATGGCACAAAAATTAAAAGTAACATTGTTTTAAGCCAAATAGAAAGTCATAAAAGATTTGGCGGTGTCGTACCTGAGGTGGCAAGTAGACATCATGTGGAAGGCATTACAACCACAATTGATAATGCATTAAATGAAGCACAAGTAACTATGGAAGATATCGATGCTGTAGCAGTTACTCAAGGACCTGGGTTAATAGGGGCGTTATTAGTAGGTATTAATGCTGCTAAAGCTTTAGCTTTTGCTTACGATAAGCCATTGATACCTGTACATCACATTGCAGGCCATATCTATGCTAATAATTTAGAAGATGGTATGAATTTTCCATTAATTGCACTTATCGTTTCAGGTGGTCATACTGAACTTATTTATATGAAAGACCATTTAAGTTTTGAAATTATCGGAGAAACTAGAGATGATGCGGTAGGTGAAGCCTACGATAAAGTAGCACGTACGCTAGGTTTAAATTATCCTGGTGGTCCACAAATAGATCGTTTAGCCAGTACGGGTAATGATACGTATAACTTTCCACGAGTGTGGTTAGAAAAAGAGAGTTACGATTTCAGTTTTAGTGGATTAAAAAGTGCAGTAATTAACGTGTTGCATAATCAACGACAAAAAAATCAAACAATTGTAGATGCTGATGTAGCTACAAGTTTCCAAAATAGTGTAGTGGAAGTATTAGTAGGAAAAGCAATACAAGCATGTGAAGCTTATGACGTTAATGAATTAATCGTAGCAGGTGGCGTAGCTAGCAATAGTGGTTTACGTAATGAACTTACTCAAGCATGTGAAGCTAACAATATTCATTTAGCTATCCCTTCAGCTAAATTATGTACTGATAATGGTGCGATGATTGGTGCAGCTGCCCATTATTTATATTTAAATAACGTCAGAGCAAATATGGATTTAAATGGTGATAGTGGTTTAGATTTAGAATATTTTGTTGATGAAGTCTAA
- a CDS encoding YeeE/YedE family protein, producing the protein MTWLVISGLIVGALLGFVMQRTRFCLAGGFRDMYIQKSNKMFYALLIAISVQSIGLLLLTSTGVVTIPTESYPIIGTVIGSFIFGVGMILSGGCATGTWYRAGEGLIGSWIALVFYGFTAAVTKFGLLLPVMDKINKPTNVNASMAQTTGIPMWVWVLLLVIITVFFVTKTLRKPKVAVPTLKRKFTGVRYYLFEKKYHPFVAAIVVGLIALLAWPASEATGRMDGLGITTPSANLIQFLISGDVKLLDWGVFLVLGIFFGSYIAAKGAREFKWRLPDKKTIRNSVFGGMCMGFGASVAGGCSIGNGLVSTATMSWQGWIALASMILGAWFMSYFIFIRPMKKAQKAQSASTNSAHLSGQTQTT; encoded by the coding sequence TTGACGTGGTTAGTCATTAGTGGGCTCATCGTAGGAGCTTTATTAGGTTTTGTTATGCAACGTACACGCTTTTGTTTAGCAGGCGGTTTCCGAGATATGTATATACAGAAAAGCAATAAAATGTTTTATGCCTTATTAATAGCTATTTCTGTACAAAGCATTGGATTACTTTTATTAACGTCTACAGGTGTTGTTACTATACCTACTGAATCATATCCTATCATTGGAACAGTTATAGGTTCATTTATTTTTGGTGTAGGAATGATATTATCAGGAGGGTGTGCGACAGGTACTTGGTACCGCGCTGGTGAAGGTTTAATAGGTAGTTGGATCGCATTAGTATTTTATGGATTTACTGCAGCAGTTACCAAATTCGGCTTACTATTACCTGTAATGGATAAAATTAATAAGCCGACAAACGTTAACGCGAGTATGGCACAAACGACTGGAATCCCTATGTGGGTTTGGGTTTTATTATTAGTAATTATAACAGTGTTTTTTGTAACTAAAACATTACGTAAACCAAAAGTTGCGGTACCAACTTTAAAACGTAAATTTACAGGCGTACGTTATTACTTATTCGAGAAAAAATATCATCCTTTCGTTGCTGCTATCGTAGTTGGTCTAATTGCATTATTAGCTTGGCCAGCAAGTGAAGCAACAGGCAGAATGGATGGTTTAGGTATTACAACGCCTTCAGCTAACTTAATACAATTTTTAATTAGTGGTGACGTAAAATTACTAGACTGGGGTGTATTTTTAGTTTTAGGTATCTTCTTTGGTTCTTATATTGCAGCTAAAGGAGCAAGAGAATTTAAATGGAGATTGCCAGATAAAAAGACAATAAGAAATAGTGTATTCGGTGGTATGTGTATGGGCTTTGGCGCATCAGTAGCCGGAGGTTGTTCCATCGGTAACGGTTTAGTATCAACTGCCACAATGTCATGGCAAGGCTGGATTGCCTTAGCTTCAATGATTTTAGGTGCATGGTTTATGAGTTACTTTATTTTTATTAGACCTATGAAAAAAGCTCAAAAAGCACAAAGCGCTTCAACAAATAGCGCTCACTTAAGTGGTCAAACACAAACAACGTAA
- a CDS encoding sucrose-6-phosphate hydrolase: protein MREWTRDERYQRFEEVPQDKLEALRAQVQQSNYKQIFHIQPESGLLNDPNGLIYFNGEYHVSHQWFPLGAVHGLKYWYNYTSKDLVHFEPHGPILKPDTKNDSHGVYSGSAFEYDNHLYYMYTGNARDESWQRHSSQLIAKVNQDKTISKFPKPVIGQPPEGYTEHFRDPKVFKKDDAYYAIIGAQNVHKSGRVVLYQSTDIVHWQFMGELETKLTEFGYMWECPDYFNLDGFDILMFCPQGVEPDGDKFNNIYQAGYIIGQLDVDNLAMNHADFNELDNGFDFYAPQSFVDAQGQRVLIGWMGLPDVNYPTDEENWAHCLTVPRVLSIEDGKLKQRPIKALKQLRFNEETALGYANKFTRQLHPYEGKQYELIIDVLENDTTELYFELRSSRQHSTLIKYNTREQKLTLDRSESGPLPTPVEGTSRSTILDTPLSQLQIFIDTSSIEVFCNDGERVMTARIFPDEDATGIKTSTESGQAYLKFTKYELKEG from the coding sequence ATGCGTGAGTGGACAAGAGACGAGCGCTATCAACGTTTTGAGGAAGTACCTCAAGATAAGTTAGAAGCATTAAGAGCGCAAGTACAACAATCTAACTATAAACAAATTTTTCATATTCAACCAGAATCAGGATTGTTAAACGATCCAAATGGCTTAATTTATTTTAATGGTGAATATCATGTATCGCATCAATGGTTTCCTTTAGGTGCCGTTCACGGTTTGAAATATTGGTACAATTATACGAGTAAAGATTTGGTACATTTTGAACCACATGGTCCAATATTGAAACCTGATACTAAAAATGATAGTCACGGTGTGTATAGTGGTAGCGCATTTGAATATGACAACCACTTATATTATATGTATACAGGTAATGCACGTGATGAATCATGGCAAAGACATTCCAGTCAATTAATTGCAAAAGTAAATCAAGACAAAACTATAAGTAAATTTCCTAAACCAGTGATTGGGCAACCACCAGAAGGTTATACAGAACATTTTAGAGATCCTAAGGTATTTAAAAAAGATGATGCATATTACGCGATTATAGGTGCTCAAAATGTCCATAAAAGTGGACGCGTCGTACTCTATCAATCAACTGATATAGTACATTGGCAATTTATGGGAGAACTAGAAACCAAATTGACTGAATTTGGTTATATGTGGGAATGTCCAGATTATTTCAATTTAGATGGCTTTGACATACTCATGTTTTGTCCCCAAGGCGTAGAGCCTGATGGTGATAAATTTAATAATATTTATCAAGCAGGATACATAATTGGTCAATTAGATGTAGATAATTTAGCAATGAATCATGCAGATTTTAATGAATTAGATAATGGCTTTGATTTTTATGCCCCACAAAGTTTTGTCGATGCACAAGGCCAACGTGTATTAATTGGATGGATGGGATTACCAGATGTAAATTATCCAACAGATGAAGAAAATTGGGCCCATTGCTTAACGGTACCAAGAGTATTGTCAATTGAAGATGGTAAGTTGAAACAACGACCAATCAAAGCATTAAAACAATTACGTTTTAATGAAGAAACTGCATTAGGCTATGCTAATAAATTCACACGTCAACTTCATCCATATGAGGGGAAACAATACGAACTAATCATAGATGTTTTAGAAAATGACACAACGGAATTATATTTTGAGTTACGTAGTTCTCGTCAGCATTCAACTTTAATCAAATATAATACGAGAGAACAAAAACTAACATTAGACAGAAGTGAAAGTGGCCCGTTACCAACTCCGGTAGAAGGTACTTCAAGAAGTACGATATTGGATACACCACTTTCGCAACTCCAAATTTTTATTGATACTTCAAGTATAGAGGTATTTTGTAATGATGGTGAACGTGTAATGACTGCGAGAATTTTTCCAGATGAAGATGCGACAGGTATAAAAACTTCGACAGAATCAGGACAGGCTTATTTAAAATTCACAAAATATGAATTGAAAGAAGGTTAA
- the tsaE gene encoding tRNA (adenosine(37)-N6)-threonylcarbamoyltransferase complex ATPase subunit type 1 TsaE → MIRINNLKDMEAFGQCLTQYLGAGDVILLNGDLGAGKTTLSQFIGKALGVKRNINSPTFNIIKSYNGKHLKFHHMDCYRLEESDEDLGFEEYFEDNAVIVIEWSQYIADYLPTHTLTINIQSESTDERTITIEAKGTHYTEIKEAVERELSFD, encoded by the coding sequence ATGATAAGAATAAATAACTTAAAAGACATGGAAGCATTTGGCCAATGTTTAACTCAATATTTAGGCGCTGGAGATGTCATTTTATTAAATGGCGATTTAGGTGCGGGTAAGACGACGTTAAGTCAATTTATTGGTAAAGCGTTAGGCGTTAAAAGAAATATAAACTCTCCAACCTTTAACATTATTAAGTCGTATAATGGGAAGCATTTAAAGTTTCATCATATGGATTGTTATAGATTAGAAGAATCTGATGAGGACTTAGGGTTTGAAGAGTACTTTGAAGATAATGCAGTTATTGTTATTGAATGGAGTCAATATATAGCTGATTATCTTCCTACTCATACATTAACTATAAATATTCAATCTGAAAGCACTGATGAACGAACAATTACTATTGAAGCAAAAGGTACACATTATACTGAAATAAAGGAGGCGGTTGAACGTGAACTATCTTTTGATTGA
- the tsaB gene encoding tRNA (adenosine(37)-N6)-threonylcarbamoyltransferase complex dimerization subunit type 1 TsaB: MNYLLIDTSNQPLSVAIMDNDTVLAEINNDKKVNHSVQLMPAIVAVLEEANLTKQDIDSIIVAEGPGSYTGLRIGVTVAKTLAYALNTSLYGVSSLAALAATVSQQDQLIIPVFDARREAVYAGVYQNKNGDFETVMSDQYITIEDLLSFLHADSRPYVFVGTDTEKIAHLLDSDCLPNLPQAHAMKALISKPVNIHEFVPNYLKISEAERNWLAKQNNN, translated from the coding sequence GTGAACTATCTTTTGATTGATACATCTAACCAACCACTATCTGTAGCTATTATGGACAATGATACGGTTTTGGCCGAAATTAATAACGATAAAAAAGTTAATCATTCCGTACAATTAATGCCTGCAATCGTTGCTGTATTAGAAGAAGCTAATTTGACTAAGCAAGATATTGATTCAATTATAGTGGCAGAGGGGCCAGGATCTTATACTGGATTAAGGATAGGCGTTACAGTAGCTAAAACTTTAGCATATGCTTTAAATACTTCATTATACGGTGTCTCATCATTAGCAGCTCTGGCAGCGACCGTATCACAGCAAGATCAGTTAATTATACCTGTTTTTGATGCGCGACGAGAAGCAGTGTATGCCGGCGTATATCAAAATAAAAATGGGGACTTTGAAACGGTCATGTCAGACCAATATATTACAATAGAAGATTTATTGTCATTCTTACATGCTGATAGTCGCCCCTATGTCTTTGTAGGTACAGACACTGAAAAAATAGCGCATTTATTAGATAGTGATTGTTTACCAAACTTACCACAAGCCCATGCCATGAAAGCTTTAATATCTAAACCCGTGAATATCCATGAATTTGTTCCAAATTACTTAAAGATTTCAGAGGCTGAACGCAATTGGTTAGCGAAACAGAACAACAATTAA
- a CDS encoding redox-sensing transcriptional repressor Rex, whose translation MAHQSDKIPRATLKRLPLYYRFVNTLKSKGIDRVNSKTISEGLNIDSATIRRDFSYFGELGKKGYGYNIDSLLNFFKHEINENNEIKIAIVGVGNLGKALLNFNFSIHDEMTITEAFDIREDVIGTKVGNVTVKHYNDIATILKEEEIDVVILTTTENAAQQVTDQLVQTGVKGILNFTPTRVHAPGDVQVHHIDLGIELQSLLFFMRNYGDK comes from the coding sequence TTGGCTCATCAAAGTGATAAAATTCCTCGTGCTACATTAAAGCGTTTACCTTTATATTATAGGTTTGTGAATACTTTAAAATCAAAAGGCATAGATAGAGTGAATTCAAAAACGATTAGTGAAGGTCTAAATATAGATTCAGCAACTATTCGTCGAGATTTTTCATATTTTGGAGAATTAGGTAAAAAAGGATATGGCTACAACATTGATAGTTTATTGAATTTTTTTAAACATGAAATAAATGAAAATAATGAAATAAAAATTGCTATCGTTGGTGTTGGTAATCTAGGTAAAGCATTATTAAATTTTAATTTTTCCATACATGATGAAATGACAATAACAGAAGCCTTCGATATACGTGAAGATGTTATAGGAACCAAAGTTGGCAATGTTACGGTTAAGCATTATAACGATATAGCAACTATATTAAAAGAAGAAGAAATCGATGTTGTTATTTTAACCACAACTGAAAATGCTGCACAACAAGTAACGGATCAACTCGTACAGACAGGTGTGAAAGGCATATTGAATTTCACGCCAACAAGAGTTCATGCACCAGGAGACGTACAAGTTCATCATATTGATCTAGGTATAGAATTACAATCTTTACTTTTCTTTATGCGCAACTATGGGGATAAATAA
- a CDS encoding VOC family protein, with product MKAVQYFNFQNSLAALNFYEKHLGATNINRVGGDHEMFRDLPEEYQVDADFTMNAAFEILGETFYCSDTMKNKKIDNSGAIVVFNFDYNNEEEREKAIAFFNKAVEGGCVATMPLDKTEWSPLYGLFNDPFGVTWMINAE from the coding sequence ATGAAAGCAGTACAATATTTTAATTTTCAAAATAGCTTAGCCGCATTAAATTTTTATGAGAAACATTTAGGCGCAACAAACATTAACCGTGTAGGTGGAGACCACGAAATGTTTAGGGATTTACCGGAAGAGTATCAAGTGGATGCTGATTTTACAATGAATGCCGCTTTTGAAATTTTAGGAGAAACATTTTACTGTAGCGATACAATGAAAAATAAAAAAATCGATAACAGTGGAGCAATCGTAGTGTTTAATTTTGATTACAACAATGAAGAAGAACGTGAAAAAGCAATTGCATTCTTCAATAAAGCTGTTGAAGGTGGTTGTGTGGCGACAATGCCACTAGATAAAACAGAATGGTCCCCATTATACGGTCTTTTTAATGATCCGTTTGGTGTCACTTGGATGATTAACGCAGAATAA